A single window of uncultured Pseudodesulfovibrio sp. DNA harbors:
- a CDS encoding DUF1318 domain-containing protein, which yields MRNKTQLIIVMALIACLAGGSALAGGIKDRIKARRPAVMALLGDGTVGENNQGFLEFKGAKKQADVVAAENKDRSTVYQAIAKKAGTTPQLVGQRRAAKIAQSARPGTWLQNPSGSWYKK from the coding sequence ATGCGCAATAAAACACAACTCATCATTGTCATGGCCCTCATCGCCTGCCTCGCAGGTGGCTCGGCTCTTGCCGGAGGAATCAAGGACCGTATCAAAGCCCGCAGACCTGCTGTAATGGCCCTGCTGGGTGACGGAACCGTGGGCGAAAACAATCAGGGTTTCCTTGAATTCAAGGGAGCAAAAAAACAAGCTGACGTGGTTGCCGCCGAAAACAAAGACCGGTCCACAGTCTATCAGGCCATTGCCAAAAAAGCAGGCACGACTCCTCAGTTGGTCGGCCAACGACGCGCTGCCAAGATTGCTCAGTCTGCCCGCCCCGGCACATGGCTTCAAAACCCAAGCGGAAGTTGGTATAAAAAATAA